The following proteins are encoded in a genomic region of Streptococcus cristatus AS 1.3089:
- a CDS encoding TipC family immunity protein, translating into MNIQILKSRKLFLFLSIVATLFLGYQGVKIYSYFSLKNPLDEIYYSETSAFNLLHLPDFSEIIRSGTSYRSENEITSLNLKNNESQKLEISNKGSMFLEYRKQLSDNSFLFIDYEYEEGVLTEYISIAYSDISDEYVNYRKNVSKHNGRNTDIATIYQFNSNVHNNQPSLTNPTEVLEYLNPYNIDKAWLEQKSHKILYDDFLNIWFKKGSQRYSKSNLGNLKIEKAEIFR; encoded by the coding sequence ATGAATATACAGATTTTAAAGAGTAGGAAATTATTCCTATTCCTAAGTATAGTAGCCACCTTATTTTTAGGGTACCAAGGCGTTAAAATCTATAGCTATTTCTCTCTAAAAAATCCACTAGATGAGATTTACTACTCAGAGACGAGTGCTTTTAACCTCCTGCATTTGCCAGATTTTAGCGAGATAATCCGAAGCGGTACATCATATCGAAGTGAAAATGAAATAACTTCTTTAAATCTAAAGAACAATGAAAGCCAAAAACTCGAAATTTCAAATAAGGGAAGTATGTTTCTTGAATATAGAAAACAATTATCTGATAATAGTTTTTTATTCATAGATTATGAATATGAAGAAGGTGTTTTAACTGAATATATTAGTATCGCTTATTCTGATATTTCTGATGAATACGTAAATTACAGGAAAAATGTTTCAAAACACAATGGTCGAAATACTGATATAGCCACAATATATCAATTTAATTCTAACGTTCATAATAACCAACCAAGTCTTACAAATCCTACCGAAGTATTGGAATATCTCAACCCCTACAACATTGACAAAGCTTGGCTGGAACAGAAATCTCATAAGATTTTATATGATGATTTCCTCAACATCTGGTTTAAAAAAGGAAGCCAGCGGTACTCAAAAAGCAATTTGGGTAATTTGAAAATAGAAAAAGCTGAGATCTTCCGGTAA
- a CDS encoding TipC family immunity protein — MKKIILSLFTLLIAVLCAFGFLRYRDYDSLKNPIDEIYYASVHYKNILGLPVMSRIIESNTAYVGEPAWINYHREKPSLADDEDLQLYINSDGLLAVLYSKKLSGETYLNIDYVYEEGFVKQNVSIAFSNVSDFTVQAFINESKNRGYVRTADEIYRSLRGGEPLRKSLVSKEEILDYLKDYDIDQTWLAEKSDQILYTYFLDIWFKEGSQRYSKENMGDLKVKYSDTIGKE; from the coding sequence ATGAAAAAAATCATCCTAAGTCTCTTCACCCTCCTTATAGCAGTTCTCTGTGCCTTTGGTTTTTTGAGATATCGGGACTATGACTCACTAAAAAATCCAATTGATGAAATCTATTATGCGAGCGTTCATTACAAAAATATTCTTGGTTTGCCAGTCATGAGTAGGATTATAGAAAGTAATACGGCATATGTAGGTGAGCCAGCCTGGATAAATTATCATCGGGAAAAACCTAGTTTGGCAGATGATGAAGATTTGCAGCTATATATCAATTCCGATGGTTTGCTTGCTGTTTTGTATAGTAAAAAGTTATCAGGAGAAACTTATCTCAATATTGACTATGTCTATGAGGAGGGTTTCGTTAAACAAAATGTTTCCATTGCTTTCTCCAACGTTTCGGATTTTACTGTTCAAGCTTTTATTAATGAATCTAAAAATAGGGGCTATGTCAGGACAGCAGATGAAATTTATCGCTCTCTTAGAGGGGGAGAGCCCCTGCGTAAGAGTCTAGTGTCAAAAGAGGAGATATTGGACTATCTGAAGGATTACGATATTGATCAGACTTGGTTGGCAGAAAAATCTGATCAAATTCTCTACACCTATTTTCTGGATATCTGGTTTAAAGAGGGAAGTCAGCGCTATTCTAAAGAAAATATGGGCGATTTGAAAGTGAAATACTCGGATACCATAGGGAAAGAGTAA
- a CDS encoding DUF4176 domain-containing protein, whose protein sequence is MSETLLPMGTVVKLKDQTELIIIGRGSLVEQNQELVYFEYTSVLVPTGYQQADQLYFFNNSDIREVVFMGYKNDAEIEFESNFYQLVKKAGFKKGVTEL, encoded by the coding sequence ATGAGTGAGACACTATTACCAATGGGAACAGTGGTTAAACTAAAAGATCAAACAGAACTAATTATTATTGGCAGGGGTTCGCTAGTAGAGCAAAATCAAGAGCTTGTATATTTTGAGTATACAAGTGTTCTTGTACCAACTGGTTATCAGCAAGCCGATCAGCTTTATTTCTTTAATAACAGTGATATTCGTGAGGTTGTATTTATGGGATATAAGAATGATGCTGAGATAGAATTTGAATCTAATTTTTATCAGCTAGTTAAAAAGGCTGGTTTTAAAAAAGGAGTTACAGAGCTATAA